The DNA sequence ACCCTGATTCGAGGTTCTACCATTAACCTAGCACCTTACAGCAACACATAGATTGGTTGATTCTCCTCATCAATGCTCAGACTTTGCTAAATGTGGCTTAATTTTCTGCTTACAAATGTTGCACATTGTATCGTTTGTCAGAGCCTTTGTAGCAAACCCTACAACACATAATTCATATTAATCAATGCGTTACGTGGTGGCTTGCTAGTTGCACTGCTTGTGACAAACGCTTTATTCAATTTAAGCAGCGTTATTGTTATGAGAGGTAAGCATGAAGCGAAGTGAAATAGCCGAGTTATTAGACGAGCCAGCTTGCGAGCATAACAGTGGTGAGAAAAGTGGATGCGCTAGACCTGTGCCCGGTGCAACGGCTGGAGGCTGTAGCTTTGATGGGGCGCAAATTACCCTGTTACCCATTGCTGACGTTGCCCACATTGTTCACGGCCCGATTGCCTGTGCTGGCAATAGCTGGAATAACCGCGGCACACGTGCTTCTGGGCGTAATTTATTCCGCTTAGGCTTTACTACCGATTTGAATGAGCAAGATGTGATTATGGGGCGGGCTGAAAAACGCCTGTTGCATGCGATTAAAACGGTGGTAGAAAAGCATCAGCCACCGGCGGTTTTTGTTTATGTTACTTGTGTGCCGGCCCTTGAGGGCAACGATGTGGCGGCCATTTGTCTGTTAGCCCAACAACGCTGGCATATTCCAGTAATAGCCGTTGATGCCGCTGGTTTTTATGGCAGTAAAAACTTGGGTAACCGTATTGCTGGCGAAGTGATGGTTAAGCAGGTTATTGGTCGCGCAGAGCCACCCGCTAAACCAATGATGAAACACGATCCAAGCCGCGCTGTTAACGATATTGTGTTGATTGGAGAGTACAATATTGCTGGCGAATTTTGGCATGTATCGCCACTGCTTGAGTGTTTAGGGTATCGGGTGCTGAGCTGTATGTCGGGTGATACGCGCTTTCATGAAATTCAAACCATGCATCGTGCTAATGCAGCCA is a window from the Agarivorans sp. TSD2052 genome containing:
- the nifE gene encoding nitrogenase iron-molybdenum cofactor biosynthesis protein NifE translates to MKRSEIAELLDEPACEHNSGEKSGCARPVPGATAGGCSFDGAQITLLPIADVAHIVHGPIACAGNSWNNRGTRASGRNLFRLGFTTDLNEQDVIMGRAEKRLLHAIKTVVEKHQPPAVFVYVTCVPALEGNDVAAICLLAQQRWHIPVIAVDAAGFYGSKNLGNRIAGEVMVKQVIGRAEPPAKPMMKHDPSRAVNDIVLIGEYNIAGEFWHVSPLLECLGYRVLSCMSGDTRFHEIQTMHRANAAMVVCSRAQINVARMLEERWQIPWFEGSFYGVEDTSNSLRSFARLLADPQVTLETEALIAEQESRIREQLTPYVARLKGKKALLYTGGVKSWSIVSALQELGISVVATGTKKSTAEDKAKIQQIMGEDALMLDEGGARNLLDIAQQHGADLMIAGGRNMYTAIKARLPFLDINQEREHAYAGYLGMLTFAKELCRTLESPVWDLVSQPEPWLNSAVQSCDQEK